The Lacticaseibacillus pabuli region TCATCTTTGCTTGAGTAGACAGATCAACGACTTTAGAATACTTGGCCTGCTTAAAGGCTAAATCGAACTTACCCTCGTCTGTTGGATAGGCTTCAACAAACTTTTTCAAAGTCTTTTCACTACTACTTGCCGCCAGCTTGTCCTCAATTGCAGATTGCTTTTTTGGATATGCTTTAGCAGCAGCTAGGTATTCCTTCTTATCAATCAGTTCCGAGTACGTCGGTGGTTGATTCACACTACTCAAAACACTATGACTGACCACAAAAAGAGTGAAACAAGCTACCAATACACCCAGTACCACAAAACACCGGCGGAGAGCTATTTTACTTGGCCGCCAGTTATGCGGACGGGGCTTTTGCGGCTTATCCTCGTGTGGCTCTGACTTAACGACAGCAGGTACTTTCGTGGCAACTGGGTCGACAAAATCCTCGATTATCTCTCGCATACTGGATACTTTCGGCTCTGCCGCAGTCGGTGCTATATCAGGTTCTTCAACGTGTTCATCAGAGTACTGCTTTTGGGTTGAGCAATCGTCAGGGTTCGATGACTCGCTCGTAGACTCCTCAGGATGCACCTCTTGATCCGCCGTAGACGCGGTATCGGTTGCTAGTTGAACCTTGTTTTCGGCTTGAAGCTGTTGACCAAGCTGATCTAAGAATTTTTTCTTTTCAGTATCGGGGGAATCGGCGAAAAGATCGGACGACAGCGTGTGTTGGACCACAGCAAGCAAGTTATTGATGTAAGAAAGGTGCTTCCCAAATTCAAGTTGATCAACAAAGACGCTTTCGTCATTATCACCGTGAATCACCATCACAATAGCTTCACTGAATTGATGATCGATCGCGTACTGCTCAGCTTCATTAAGCAAGCGTTGTCCGACGTTTAGCGAGTACCGATGCGATTTAGACTTCAGCACTCGACGTAACTTACGTGCGCCTTGGAAACTAACAGAAAGCATTGGTACTCACCTTCCTTTTAAGCTGCTTTCAGCCAGGATACAATCGCCGCAGCCGCAATCGTAATCAACAACCCAATTGCAACGTTTTTTAGTCCATCACGGGCTTGTTCAACCTTTTGCGGGTTCTTCTCCATGTGCGCCATGCCGTAAATCCCCAACTTGACCGTCGCATACAGTCCAGAAATTGTCCCGATTGCTGTAATGATGTATTGCAGAATTGTGGTGACTTTACTCATGTTGTTGGCTCCTTTCTACGGCGCTTTTTCCCCCATTCAAAGTATTTGCGGCAAGAGGATTCTTTGCTACTTGCCCCAATGCCTTCACAATGGTGTCTGTATTTTCATCGATAACCGCCTGGTATTGGTCATACAGCCACTGATCCGGATCGACTCCACTGATCTTTAGAACTGTCGTCGCCAGTTTCCGTGTACGACTCAAATCGCCTTTATTCACTGCCATAGCTACCTCCTATTGTTGAGCTACCAATATCTTGATGAGCCAGCTAATTGATCAGTAGCGACTCATCCTTTTTGTTTTTTTGGTCTCTTGACCAACGTTGTCCGGGGGAGTTAAACCACCGCGCCAGTTACCTGACGGAATCGACGACAACAAAAAAAGAGAAAGTCAATGACGACCTTCTCTTCTGGACCAAATTAAGCTGATCCGTAGGTTTGGAAATTAATCCTTATTCAGTTTTACGTTTCTTGACCACTGCGCCAGCACCAACTGCTCCTAACACTGCTAGACTCATACCAGCCACAGTCGTTCCTGCATCCAGTGTGTGCCCAGTCTGTTGTAACTTTGTTGTCGTTACTGGCTTGGGTGTGACCCCTGATTTTGGTTCGATCACCTGTTTTGCCGGAAAGTTACCATCATTATCGGCAACTGGCAAGACTAAGGTAAAACTAGCCGCTTGATCCACACGATTCGGCGAAGCTGTGTTAACGAACGTATAAGCTTTATAGCTGTGAGCAGGTACCGTTACTTGAATGTCTAAAACGCCGGGCTCTCCGTTGACAGTCTTGGTCACACCGCTATTCACAAGTTGATAGTCATCCGCTTTACCAGCTTCAGCACTTAACGTTAACTGAATCTGAGCCATTGCATCTGTATCCTTGGTATCCGCCTTTTGAGACTTCACCAGCTCATCAAAACGCGGTGTCACATCATAAACTTTCCAAGTCGATCCGTTAACTCCCGCATTAAAAGTGCTGGCAAGCTCTTTGTCAGCCGCTCCTTGGGTAGGCGTTACTTGATGGATCTCAATAACTTGCTTCACAGCCTGTTCTGCCTCAGCAGGAGTCAACAGCACTTTGGTAGCCGTCACCGCTTCGGTCTCAGAACTGCTTGAGCTTGAATCAGTATCCTGAGTGATCACGTTTGCTTCATCGCCGCCCTCCTCAGAAGCATTACTGTTTACAACGCTCGAGCTACTAGCTACTGCGACACCAGTATCAGTCGATGCAAACACGGTCGCACTTGAGCCCATACTCAGTGCAACGCCGCAAATAAATAACGCCGAG contains the following coding sequences:
- a CDS encoding pilin: MSKVTTILQYIITAIGTISGLYATVKLGIYGMAHMEKNPQKVEQARDGLKNVAIGLLITIAAAAIVSWLKAA
- a CDS encoding pilin N-terminal domain-containing protein; protein product: MQLSKQSVVSALFICGVALSMGSSATVFASTDTGVAVASSSSVVNSNASEEGGDEANVITQDTDSSSSSSETEAVTATKVLLTPAEAEQAVKQVIEIHQVTPTQGAADKELASTFNAGVNGSTWKVYDVTPRFDELVKSQKADTKDTDAMAQIQLTLSAEAGKADDYQLVNSGVTKTVNGEPGVLDIQVTVPAHSYKAYTFVNTASPNRVDQAASFTLVLPVADNDGNFPAKQVIEPKSGVTPKPVTTTKLQQTGHTLDAGTTVAGMSLAVLGAVGAGAVVKKRKTE